TTCTCTAAAACTATTGGACAATGCTCATGCCAATGGCATAAAAGTCATGATGGGTATCTGGATGCGTCATGGTAGACCAGGAATGGAAGATGACGACAGCTTTAATTATTTGAAAGATACTAAAGGTAAGGAGGCAATGTATGATAATGCAATTAAAGTTGTTAATCGTTACAAAAATCATCCAGCAATACTTACATGGGGCATTGGTAATGAAGTGTACCTTAATATAGGCACAGAAGAAGAAAAATTAGCTTATTCAAAATTATTAGAAAGAATATGTAGTCAAATAAAAGAATTAGACCCAAATCACCCAGTTACATCAGTTGAAGCATGGACATTTGGTATGGATTGGTGGGAAAAGCATGTGCCTTCAATTGATATTTATGGGCTTAATAGCTATGGTTTTGGGGCCAACTTTTTGCAAGAAGAGTTAAATAAACGAAATATTAACAAACCCTACATCATTACCGAATTTGGAGTCACGGGTGAATGGGATATAAAGAACGAAAAGTTAGCCGTAAAGATAGAACCTAGTGATACAGAAAAATATGATGCTATTGTCACAGGCTATAAAGATTGGATTGTAGATAAGCCATCGTGTTTAGGTGTTTATGTATTTCATTACTCTAATAGCAATAATTTTATATCTCCATGGCTGTATACACATGTAAATGGATATAAACGCCCTCAATATTGGGCAATACGTGAAGCTTATACTGGCAAAAAACCAGATAATAAAGTACCTTTTATAAAAAGCTTTGTGCTTACTGAGACTAATGCTAAAAGTGAAATATGGTTGCCTGTAGATTTACATGTCACAGATAAGGACAATGACAGTTTAGAATTTAGTTTTTACTATAATCACAGAAAAGGAAGTAGGAAACGTAGAGATGCCATAAAAAAACTTAATCATCGTGGGTCTTTAAAGGGTGGTTTTGAAATAGAACTTCCTAAGGTTCATGGTGCTACTAAAATATATGTGTACGTCAATGATAATTATGGTAATCTTGCTATTGCTTCAGATGTTATTGATGTATTTGATAAGAACTCTAAAAAGAAAAAATACTTGGTGCCTAAAGTAGATTTACCTTTCTACGTCTACAAGGATAATAACGAAATTCCATATGTTCCTTCTGGGTTAATGGGAAATTATAGAGCACTAAACATTGATTTAAATCATACAGATAACGTCCAGTCTGGAAAAACAGCAATTGAAATAAGTTATAATGTTGGTCATGACTGGTATGGAGTGGCCATGGTAGATCCTGCTAATGATTGGGGTAATATTTTAGGAGGTTATGACATATCAGGAGCAAAATCTTTTAGTTTTTGGGCAAAAGCCACGAGTAATAAGGTTTTGGCAACAATTGGTTTTGGTCTTATAGATAAGGATAAGCCATTTCCAGATACTGCTAAAAAATCTGTTGAAATTATTTTAACTAAAGAATGGAAAAAGTATACAATTAAAACTAAAAGACAGGATCTTTCATGTATTCGTTCAGGTTTTGTTCTGTTCTCTAGTGGTATTGGTCAAGGACACAAAATATACCTTGACAATATTGTTTTTGAATAATTTGTAGATTATTTGAAATCAATAGTACAACTCTTAGAATTTCCAAACCACTTTACACGATTCTTAGAAGCTGTTTTGTAAATATAATCTCTAATTAATCTTGGTATAAAACCAAGAAGAGCAGCAACACGTTTCCATTTTGGAATTTTTGAGATGATGCGTATAAAACCATCAGAGTGAGTTTTAACCCCATTGTCATCAATTAAAATAACAGTATCCAAACGTTTGGTAGGGAAGCCATTTTTTATTAGTAATTGTTGTCCGTAGGTAGACTGAAATGCTACAAACTGAAACATGTCCTCTGGAGCAAATTTTAACAACCAGCCAACTACACCGTTACAAAGGTTACATTCCCCATCAAAAATTATAATATCTTTTTCCATTCTGGTTTTTATTAGTTGATTAATATAGCAGTAGACGAACTTATTGGATGCAACTTTCAAGCTAGGTTATTTTTTAATTCTTTTTTATGATAAATGTTAGTCGGTATCACTGTATTAAATCGTATCTTAGGGATATAAGTTTAACACCAAAAATAGAATGATTATGACGGTAAATTTTCAATACGTAGACACAGATGTAAGTGAAACACTCTCCCAGTTCACTGTAGAGAAATTAGAAAAATTGAATGATAAATTTGAGTTTTTAATTTCAGCACAAGTTTATTTTAAACACGATAGTAAAGACCACGAAGCTGGTAAAATTTGTAATATTGAGTTGAGTCTTCCTGGTCCAAGAATTTTTGCTAAATCTAATGAGCGAGAATATGAATTAGCAGTTACTGAGACTATAAACGATTTGAGACGTCAATTAGATAAACGTAAAGAAACATATAAAGTTTACTAGTTGTGTTAATAATAATTATAAAGCTCGAGGCATAAAAGTCTCGAGTTTTTTTATCTATGATGATAAGGCTCATTTTTTAATATTGTAAAACCACGGTATAACTGCTCTATAAAAAATAAACGAACCATTTGGTGTGAGAATGTCATTTGGGACAAACCTAATTTACTGTTAGAACGCTTGTAAACAGCATCTGAAAAACCATATGGACCACCAATGACAAAAATAATTTGCTTCACGCCAGAGTTTAAATGTTTTTGAATATAGTTTGAAAACGCTACAGAATCCATCTGTTTTCCATTTTCGTCTAACAGAATAAGTACTTCAGAATTCTGAACTTTAGCTAGAATGAGCTCGCCTTCTTTTTCTTTCTGCTGAGCTTCTGATAAATGTTTTGCTTTTTTGATGTCTGGAATAATATCAAGACTAAACTTAATATAAAAACCTAAACGTTTTTGGTAGTCTTCAATTAAGGCTTGAAGTTGTTTGTTATCAGTTTTGCCAATGGCTATCAATTTTATTTGCATGTTCAAATTTACAATTTCATTTTTTCTGAATCAATTCGTGAATCAATTTCCTATTTTTACGTTAAATAATAGTATCAATGATTTCAAAAGAACAATTCAATAAAGAAATAGAGCTCATAATCGCTAACGCGATTCGTGAGGATGTTGGAGATGGTGACCATAGTTCACTAGCTTGTATACCAGCTTCAGCACAAGGGAAAGCAAAACTTTTGGTTAAGGACAAAGGTGTAATTGCAGGAGTTGAATTTGCTAAACAAGTTTTTGACTATGTTGATACTGATATGAAGGTTGAAACATTAATTGAAGACGGAAGTCATGTAAAATATGGTGATATTGCGTTTTATATTGAAGGTGCTTCACAATCTATTTTAAAAGCCGAAAGACTTGTACTTAATGCAATGCAGCGTATGAGTGCTATAGCTACTAAAACCAAAGTGTTTGTAGATTTGTTAGAAGGAACAGGTACTCAGATTTTAGACACTCGTAAAACGACACCAGGCATAAGAGCTTTAGAAAAATGGGCAGTAACTATTGGAGGCGGAACAAACCATCGTTTTGCATTGTACGATATGATTATGCTTAAAGACAACCACATCGACTTTTCAGGAGGTGTTTCTAAAGCTATAAATAAGACAAAAGACTATTTAAAAAAAACCAATCGGGACTTAAAGATTATTGTCGAAGCTAGAAACCTACATGAAATACAAGAGATATTGGATTGCGGTGGTGTTTACAGAATTCTTATAGATAATTTTAATTATGAAGATACTCGTAAAGCTGTAAAATTAATTGGCGATAAATGTTTAACAGAATCTTCAGGTGGTATTAACGAAAAAACGGTGAGACACTATGCAGAGTGTGGTGTTGATTTTATTTCATCAGGTGCATTAACACATTCTGTGTATAATATGGACTTGAGCCTAAAAGCAGTTTAAACGCTATTTTTTATGTCAAAATCGATAGAAGATAAGCTTAAAAAAATACCGGTAATTAATATTTTGGTGCGTTTTTGCCAAAAAATTAAGCTGCCAGCTTTTGAGGGTTTATCAGTTTACGATTTATTAGAATTATATGGGTTAGGTATTGTCAAAGGCACACTAACGACTCGTGCTAGTGCAATTGCATTTAGTTTTTTTACGTCTATATTCCCATTTTTATTGTTTGTTGTTATTCTTATTCCTGTAATACCCATTGATGGTTTTGATGTAGAATTTTCTAAGTTTTTAGAGTCATTTTTACCTGCACAAACTTCGGACTTTTTTATGTCTACTATTTTCGAAAACTTAGAGGGTAATAGTCAAGCAGGCTTATTATCATCTGTTTTTTTGTTATCAATGTTTCTGATGGCTAACGGTGTCAATGCAGTATTTTCTGGTTTCGAGAATTCGTACCATGAGCAATTAACACGAAATGTATTTCAACAATATCTATATGCACTAGGCATAGCTCTTATTTTGGCGTTTTTAGTTCTGTTTACTGTAGCAGTTTTTATTTATACGCAAGTATATATTATTGTACCAATAAATGAGGCTTTCGGTACTGAAGAAGCGACCAATCGACAATGGATTTTAGTTGCAAAATATCTCTTTTTTGTAGTTATGGTCTACTTGGCTACAGCCACATTATATTATTTTGGAACTAAAGAAGGTAGACAAACACGATTTTTCTCAATTGGTGCACTCTTAACAACATTGCTAATTATTCTAACCTCATATTTATTTGGTATTTATATCGATAATTTTTCGAAATACAATGAGTTGTATGGTTCTATAGGCGCTTTATTGATTTTGTTATTATACCTATGGCTTAATGCTAATATTTTACTACTTGGATATGAACTTAATGCTACTTTAAGAGGGTTGCATAAGCTAAATGAAATGACACCAGCAGATGAATAATCATTTTATAGATGTCATATTGCCAATTCCACTTCAGAAAGCATTTACTTATCATATTACAGAAGCCGAAGCTGAATTTCTAAAACCAGGTATACGTGTTGCTGTACCCTTTGGCAAGAGCAAAATTTATACAGCATTAGCTTATAAAATTCACAATAAGCCACCAATAGCTTACGAGGCAAAAACCATCCATCAAATACTAGATGATAAACCATTAGTAACAGAAAAGCAATTAGAGCATTGGCAATGGATTGCTAGTTATTACATGTGTAGTTTAGGAGAAGTAATGCGCGCGGCAATACCAAACGCATTTATTATAGAAAGCGAAACTATTATTTCAAAAGTAGAAGATGCTATAGTAAATGATTCAGAATTAAAGGACGAAGAGTTTTTGATTTATGAGGCATTGCATCATCAATCATCTTTAAAGATTCAAGATGTAATTTCAATTTTAGATAAGAAACGTGTTTTGCCAATCATTAATGGCTTAGTTGAAAAAGGGATTATACAACTTCAAGAAGAAATTTATCAGAAATACACGCCTAAATTAGTACGTTATGTTCGATTGCATGAGCATCATAAATCTGAAGATAAACTACAGAAATTATTAGAATTATTAAATCGAGCTAAAAAGCAACGTGATGTGGTTTTGACTTTGTTTCAGTTAGAAGCAACGTCACAAAAAGCAATAAAAGTTACTGAATTGGTTGAAAAAAGTGGCGCATCATCAGCAATCATAAAAACTTTGATTGATAAAAAAATATTGGAAGAATACCATATCCAAACTGATCGTGTCAATTTTGAAGGTGAAGCTGGAGCTGAGTCAAAACAGCTCAATGAATATCAGCAAAAAGCTTTTGAGGAGATAAATACCTCTTTTGAAGAAAAGTCAGTCGTCTTATTACATGGCGTAACATCTTCGGGAAAAACGGAGATTTACATTAAGCTGATAGAAAAACAATTAGAACAGCAAAAACAAGTATTGTATTTACTGCCAGAAATAGCTTTAACTACACAATTGGTTTCACGATTGCAAGATTATTTTGGAGAAAAGGTAGCAGTATTTCATTCCAGATATTCTGGTAACGAACGTGTTGAAGCCTGGAACAACATTTTAAACAATTCTGAGAAGGCACAAATAATAATAGGAGCAAGGTCTTCATTATTATTACCTTTTAGAGATTTAGGTTTAATTATTGTCGATGAGGAGCATGAGCAATCTTATAAACAATTTGACCCAGCACCAAGATACCATGCGAGAGATGCAGCTATAGTTTTAGCAAATATGTTTAATGCCAAAACACTTTTGGGTACTGCGACACCAAGTTTAGAAACTTACTATAATACTTCGGAAGGAAAATACGGTTTAGTGGAGATTACAAAGCGTTATAATGACGTTTTAATGCCAGAAATAGAGCTGGTAGATTTAGCTGATAAATACAAACGTAAACGTATGAAAGGTCATTTTAGTGACCGATTAATAGAAGAAATGACGGAAGCGTTTGAAGAAGGTTTTCAAGTTATTCTATTTCAGAACAGGAGAGGCTTTTCTCCAATTGTAGAATGTACGACTTGTGGTAACTCTCCACAATGTCCTAATTGCGATGTGAGTTTAACCTACCATCAATACCGAGACCAACTGCGATGTCATTATTGCGGTTATAATTCTGCAATGTTAAAAAGTTGTCAAGCTTGTGGTAATATAACTTTGGATACTAAGGGTTTTGGAACAGAACAAATAGAAGAAGAAGTAAAGGCTTTGTTTCCTGATAGGCGAGTGGCACGAATGGACTTAGATACTACAAGAGGTAAATATGGTTTCGAGAAGTTAATAACTCGTTTTGAACAGCGAGAAATTGATGTTTTAGTTGGTACGCAAATGATTACTAAAGGTTTAGATTTTAGATATGTAAAACTAGTAGGCATTTTAAATGCTGATAATTTGCTCAATTTTCCAGATTTTAGAGCTCATGAACGTAGTTATCAACTCATGGCACAGGTTTCTGGACGTGCTGGACGGACAGATTTACGAGGAAAAGTATTAATACAAACCTACAACCCGCATCATAATATTTTACAGCAGGTTTCTACTAACTCCTACACCGAGATGTATAAGGAACAGTTAAATGATAGATATAATTACAAATACCCGCCAATTTTTCGCCTTATAAAAGTTACACTAAAACATAAAGATTATAATCGAGTAAACTTGGCAGCTGATTGGTATGCTAAATCTTTGAAGCTGTATTTTAAAACAAATGTTTTGGGTCCAGAATTTCCACCTGTATCAAGAATTAGAAATTTATACCATAAAAATATTTTAATCAAAATTCCTCAAAATCAGTCTTTACCAAAGACTAAAGAAGCAATTGCAAGAATAGATAATAGCTTTAATGCAGTCAAAGATTTTAGATCAGTTAGGGTAATCATTAATGTGGATAATTATTAAAAATTGATATAAAAAAATCTCATTGTTTCCAATGAGATTTTCTAATCACTTCTAATGATTTAGGTATTAACCTAATTTTGGGGTTTTAAGCGAATTACATATTATTTAACGCATCAACAAGTTGCGTTTTCTTATTTCGACTTAAGGGTATTTCATATGCTCCGACTTCAACATTTTTACTGTTAAAGCGATCAATCTTGTCTAGATTGACGATATAAGATTTATGGATTCTGAGAAATTTGCCTTCAGGCAGTTCTTTTTCAAAAGCTTTCATCGTGGATAAAACCACAAGACTATTTTCTTCGGTTACTACTTTTACGTAATCACCAAGTGCTTCAATCCATTTAATGTCTTTGATATAAACTTTACGCTTTTTAAGATTACTCTTAACAAAGATGTGTTCACCTTCAGTTTCGTTAAAGTCTAGTTTTAGTTTGTGTTGTTCAATAGCTTTCTCAACCGCTTGATTGAAACGCTCTTTGGTAATAGGTTTTTGAAGATAATCTGTAGCATCGTAATTAAATGCTTTAAATGCGTATTCGGTCTTACCAGTGACAAAAATAATTTGGGGTTTGTTATTTAAGACATCTAGAAGTTCGAAACCATTAAGAACAGGCATTTCGATATCAAGGAAGATTAAATCTACTTTTTTCGTATTTAATCCGTTTTTAGTTTCTAATGCACTACTATATTCAGCAACGAGATTTAGGGACTCGTGATTTTCTATAAGCTTTACTATAGATAAACGCTGAATTGCAGAGTCATCTACAACTACACAGTTTAAGGTCATAACATTATTGTTTTTAGGTTAAGCTTCGACAATAGTACAAAAAATTCGGACAAATACCAAAAATCATCGTTAAAGTGTAAAAAAACTTAATTTTTGTTTAAGTAGAAATTGGTTCAAAAATTACATATAATCACTTGTGGTACTTACAAATAATGTGTATTTTTGCACCCGTTTTTAACATTAATAAACAATTTTTATGAATCATTATGAAACTGTTTTCATCTTAAATCCCGTTTTATCTGACGACCAGATAAAGGAAACAGTAAAGAAATACGAAGACTTTCTTGTTTCTAAAGGAGCTAAGATGATTGCCAAAGAAGATTGGGGCTTAAAAAAGTTAGCTTATCCAATCCAAAACAAAAAAAGTGGTTTTTATCACTTATTTGAGTACACTGTAGCTGGTGAGGCTATTGAGCCTTTAGAGGTAGAATTTAGACGTGACGAGCGTTTTATGCGTTACTTGACTGTAAAGTTAGATAAGCATGCTATTGCTTGGGCTGCTAAAAGAAGAGATAGAAACAAACAAAAAGCAAAAGCGTAACTATGGCATCTATAGACCAACAAGCAAAAGGAAAAAAAGAAGGAGAGATTAGATATCTTACACCTTTAAACATAGAAACGTCAAAAGCTAAGAAGTACTGTCGTTTTAAGAAATCAGGTATTAAGTATGTAGATTATAAAGATGCAGACTTTTTACTATCATTTGTTAACGAGCAAGGTAAATTGTTACCAAGACGTTTAACAGGAACATCTTTAAAATACCAAAGAAAAGTTTCTGTAGCAGTAAAAAGAGCGAGACACTTGGCATTAATGCCTTATGTAGCGGATTTATTAAAATAAATTTATCATAACAATGGAACTTATATTAAAACAAGACGTTGAGAATTTAGGATTTAAAGACGATATTGTAACAGTTAAGAACGGTTATGGTAGAAACTTTTTAATCCCTCAAGGACAAGCAATTTTAGCTACAGTATCTGCAAAGAAAGTTTTAGCAGAAAACTTAAAGCAACGTGCTTTTAAAGAGCAAAAATTAATTGATGATGCTAAGAAAATTTCTGATGCATTAAACAATTTAGAAATCAAAATAGCATCTAAAGTTGGATCAGGAGATAAATTATTTGGATCTGTAAACAACATTGATGTTGCTGGTGCTTTACAAAAAGAAGGTCACAGCATTGAAAAGAAATTTATCAATGTAATTGGTGGTAACGTTAAGCGTTTAGGAAAATACAATGCAGTTATTAGATTGCATAGAGAAGTAGTTATAGACATGCCTTTCGAGGTTGTTGCTGAAGCTTAATCTCTTTTTTACAAATTTTGAAACCGTTTAGTTAATACCTAAACGGTTTTTTTATTAATTCAAAATCAAAAGTCATGCGATATATTTATGTATTAGTTTTTAGTTTATTCTTTTTTGGCTGTAAAACAGAAAAGAGTAATGAGCAGTCAAGTGATTCGGTATTATTAGAAACTTTTCGTTACAGTAATAATAAAGCACCACAGATAAGTGTACATCGTGGTGGAAAATCGATAAAAAATTACCCTGAGAACTGTTTAGAAACTATTCAATACGTAAATAAAAGTATGTCTGCTATTTATGAAATAGACATAGCAAAAACCAAAGACGGAAAATTGGTTTTAATGCACGATAATTCTATCGATAGAACAACTACCGGTACTGGTTTAGTTAAAAACCTGACTTATAAACAACTAAAAAACTTCAATTTAGTTGATGATTACGGAAATGAAACTAATTTTAAAATGCCATTATTTGATGAGGTTTTGGATTGGAGTAAAAAAAATAACGTCGTTTTAAGTGTAGACATCAAAAGAAGTGTACCTCAAAGTGAGGTTATTAAGGCTATTAAATATGCTAATGCCGAAGATGTATGTATTATAATTACTTACGACTTAGCTCAGGCACAATTCGCATACAAATCCGCACCAGACATGATGCTTTCAGTTTCTGGAAGAAATGATAGGGAAGTAGATGCACTTTTAAAATCAGGCATTCCGACAAAAAACATGATTGCTTTTACAGGTACTCGACTTTCAGACAAATCATTATTCAAAAAACTACATGATAATGATATTCTATGTATGCTGGGTACACTTGGTAACTTAGATAAGAGAGCCGAAACAAGAGGAGATGTGCTTTATAGCGAATGGCTAGACCTAGGTGTAGATATGTTAGCTACAGATAGACCTTTTGCCGTTGCCGAACAAATTAAAAAATAATCTGAAGAGATACTGAAATAAATTCAGCATAAAATGAAATACACAAGACTTACAAAAGAACAGTTTGAAGAGCTACATCAAGAATTTATTAATTTTTTAGCAACACAATCTATAACAGCTGACGAATGGAAGGATATCAAAGCAAATAAGCCTGAAACAGCAGAGCAGGAGCTTGATATATTTAGTGACTTAGTTTGGCTTGGTGTATTAAGTAAGGTTGAGTATTTAGAGCATATTTCACCACAGCAAATACATTTATTTAAGTGTAAGGAAAAGGATATGCATTTGATTGCTTTAAAAATTCAAAATCCTGCGGTAGATTTCACAACTAAAGAAGGTTTTCAGTGGTTGCGAGATAATTTATTATCAGACAGTATCGAGTTTTTTAATGCGAAAAAAGACTACTCTGAGGATAAGCATATGGATATTTTCAAAATGATTCAGTCAGGAGCCAATATTACCAAAGGTGAGTTGTTTCAGTATTTTGAAAAATTAATAGGACAAAAATCTTAGTTTGTATATTAACTAATAACTACTCATACCTTAAACTCTCAATAGGATCTAATTTTGCAGCTTTTGTTGCTGGATAAACACCAGAAACGACAGCTACTATAAATGCGATTGTGACACCCCAAAACATGGCAAACCATGGCGTTGAGAAGCTAAGTTCAAATATACTTGCTAATAGCCAACCGATGAATACGCCTAGCAAAATACCTAGTAATGCTCCAAGTTGACCAATAACTACAGTTTCAATAAAAAACTGAGTTGCAATTGTTTTACTTTTTGCTCCAAGTGCTTTTCTAACGCCTATCTCTCGAGTACGTTCACTTACAGAAACTAGCATAATATTCATCAATGCAATTGTGGAACCAAATATTGTAATAATGCTTATAATCCATGCCGCTACATAAAGGTAGCTAGATATATTACTGATTCTATTAATCAAGTCTTCACTTCTTTCAAGACCAAAATCGTTTTTTTCAACAGGGTTAAGACCTCTAACATTTCTAAAAGCTAGTATAGCATCGTCTTGAGCACCTTCAAGCATGTCTTTTTTATCGACTTTGATACTTAAAGCATAATTTATAAACGGATTAGTAAAGATAGAGCGTGCTTTGTTTATAGGTAGTATGACACGTAAATCTTGATTATTACCAAACGTAGCTCCTTTTTCTTTTAAGTGACCAATAACCTTAAATTTTGAACCTCTGACACTTATAGTTTGTCCTACAGGATTTACATCTTTAAATAAAGCTTTAACCAAATCACTACCTACGACACATACTGCGTTATTATTTGTAATATCAAAGACATTAAAACCACGACCAGCCTCAATTTCTAAACCAGAATTTTCTAAAAAATGCTCATTTACTCCCAAAACTCTAACTTCTGGGTCGGTTTTCTTAGATTCAGTTTTAATTTCAGCAGCTATTGTACCTATAAATGAAACCGATGTTTTTGTAAACGGAAAATCATAGCTATCCTGAAAATCTTTTACATTTCTATAAGTGATTACAGGATTTATTTTTTGACGTTCTCGACTACTTTGACGTTGTGTATTAAACTCATAACGTTGAATGTTGAAGGTGTTTGCACCCATAGACGAAAAGTCACTTGAAATGGTGTTTTCAAGTGCAGAAACACCACTTAAAATACCAACAAGTGCCATTATACCTATTCCAATAATAACAACAGTAAGTATGGTTCGTAATAATTGTCCTTTTATAGAACCAAGGGCAATTTTTATGTTTTCTTTAAAAAGAGATCTTTTCATTTTAAGTCTAAAGTTAGTGTCGGTTTGCTATAAGACTACTTTAAGTCAATAAAGTTACTACAAATTTGAAATTACTTGGGTTTGCCTCTAAAATTTATAATATTTTTGTGACAAAGTTGAGATTAACGAAACCGATTTCAATTTAGTTAGAAAATTAACATGGCACAAAAACCTGGCATACCAAAAGGCACAAGAGATTTTAATTCTGAGACTGTTGCAAAACGTAGTTATATTACTGAAACTATTAAGCAACAGTTCAAAGTATATGGCTTTCAGCCTATAGAAACGCCTAGTTTTGAAAATTCAGAGACATTAATGGGCAAATATGGTGATGAAGGTGATCGACTTATTTTTAAGATTTTGAATTCTGGTGAATATCTAAAAAAGATTTCTGAAGATGATTATCAATCACGTTCGGAATCAATTTTGACTTCAAAAATCTCTGAGAAAGCATTAAGATATGATTTAACTGTACCTTTTGCCCGCTACGTTGTACAGCATCAAAATGAGATTGACTTTCCGTTTAAGCGTTACCAGATTCAGCCGGTTTGGCGTGCAGATAGACCACAAAAAGGACGTTTTAGAGAGTTTTATCAATGCGATGCCGATGTTGTTGGAAGTACATCTTTGTTTCAAGAAGTAGAGTTTATTCAACTCTATGATGGTGTGTTTACTGCTTTAAATCTTAAAGGAACAACTATAAAAATTAACAACCGTAAAATCTTATCTGGTATTGCCGAAGTTATTGGAGCACAAGATAAGTTAATTGATTTTACAGTAGCATTAGATAAACTTGATAAAATAGGAGAGGAGAAGGTAAAAGAAGAAATGCTTAGTAAAGGTATTTCTCCAGAAGGTATTGATAAACTTCAGCCTCTGTTTAGTTTAACTGGTGATTTTGGTTCTCAAATTGAAAGCTTAAAACAGATTTTGAATACATCTGAAGTTGGATTAAAAGGAATTGAAGAACTAGAATTTATAAACAAAGCTATTTCAGAATTGGAGTTGCAAACAGCAAAACTTCAACTCGATGTGACACTTGCTCGTGGACTTAATTATTACACAGGAGCTATTTTTGAAGTCTCTGCACCAGAAGGTGTAAAGATGGG
This DNA window, taken from Winogradskyella sp. PC-19, encodes the following:
- a CDS encoding LytR/AlgR family response regulator transcription factor produces the protein MTLNCVVVDDSAIQRLSIVKLIENHESLNLVAEYSSALETKNGLNTKKVDLIFLDIEMPVLNGFELLDVLNNKPQIIFVTGKTEYAFKAFNYDATDYLQKPITKERFNQAVEKAIEQHKLKLDFNETEGEHIFVKSNLKKRKVYIKDIKWIEALGDYVKVVTEENSLVVLSTMKAFEKELPEGKFLRIHKSYIVNLDKIDRFNSKNVEVGAYEIPLSRNKKTQLVDALNNM
- the rpsF gene encoding 30S ribosomal protein S6 translates to MNHYETVFILNPVLSDDQIKETVKKYEDFLVSKGAKMIAKEDWGLKKLAYPIQNKKSGFYHLFEYTVAGEAIEPLEVEFRRDERFMRYLTVKLDKHAIAWAAKRRDRNKQKAKA
- the rpsR gene encoding 30S ribosomal protein S18, yielding MASIDQQAKGKKEGEIRYLTPLNIETSKAKKYCRFKKSGIKYVDYKDADFLLSFVNEQGKLLPRRLTGTSLKYQRKVSVAVKRARHLALMPYVADLLK
- the rplI gene encoding 50S ribosomal protein L9, with the protein product MELILKQDVENLGFKDDIVTVKNGYGRNFLIPQGQAILATVSAKKVLAENLKQRAFKEQKLIDDAKKISDALNNLEIKIASKVGSGDKLFGSVNNIDVAGALQKEGHSIEKKFINVIGGNVKRLGKYNAVIRLHREVVIDMPFEVVAEA
- a CDS encoding glycerophosphodiester phosphodiesterase family protein translates to MRYIYVLVFSLFFFGCKTEKSNEQSSDSVLLETFRYSNNKAPQISVHRGGKSIKNYPENCLETIQYVNKSMSAIYEIDIAKTKDGKLVLMHDNSIDRTTTGTGLVKNLTYKQLKNFNLVDDYGNETNFKMPLFDEVLDWSKKNNVVLSVDIKRSVPQSEVIKAIKYANAEDVCIIITYDLAQAQFAYKSAPDMMLSVSGRNDREVDALLKSGIPTKNMIAFTGTRLSDKSLFKKLHDNDILCMLGTLGNLDKRAETRGDVLYSEWLDLGVDMLATDRPFAVAEQIKK
- a CDS encoding DUF6495 family protein yields the protein MKYTRLTKEQFEELHQEFINFLATQSITADEWKDIKANKPETAEQELDIFSDLVWLGVLSKVEYLEHISPQQIHLFKCKEKDMHLIALKIQNPAVDFTTKEGFQWLRDNLLSDSIEFFNAKKDYSEDKHMDIFKMIQSGANITKGELFQYFEKLIGQKS
- a CDS encoding ABC transporter permease; translation: MKRSLFKENIKIALGSIKGQLLRTILTVVIIGIGIMALVGILSGVSALENTISSDFSSMGANTFNIQRYEFNTQRQSSRERQKINPVITYRNVKDFQDSYDFPFTKTSVSFIGTIAAEIKTESKKTDPEVRVLGVNEHFLENSGLEIEAGRGFNVFDITNNNAVCVVGSDLVKALFKDVNPVGQTISVRGSKFKVIGHLKEKGATFGNNQDLRVILPINKARSIFTNPFINYALSIKVDKKDMLEGAQDDAILAFRNVRGLNPVEKNDFGLERSEDLINRISNISSYLYVAAWIISIITIFGSTIALMNIMLVSVSERTREIGVRKALGAKSKTIATQFFIETVVIGQLGALLGILLGVFIGWLLASIFELSFSTPWFAMFWGVTIAFIVAVVSGVYPATKAAKLDPIESLRYE
- the hisS gene encoding histidine--tRNA ligase, translating into MAQKPGIPKGTRDFNSETVAKRSYITETIKQQFKVYGFQPIETPSFENSETLMGKYGDEGDRLIFKILNSGEYLKKISEDDYQSRSESILTSKISEKALRYDLTVPFARYVVQHQNEIDFPFKRYQIQPVWRADRPQKGRFREFYQCDADVVGSTSLFQEVEFIQLYDGVFTALNLKGTTIKINNRKILSGIAEVIGAQDKLIDFTVALDKLDKIGEEKVKEEMLSKGISPEGIDKLQPLFSLTGDFGSQIESLKQILNTSEVGLKGIEELEFINKAISELELQTAKLQLDVTLARGLNYYTGAIFEVSAPEGVKMGSIGGGGRYDDLTGVFGLKNMSGVGISFGLDRIYLVIEELDLFPDSVTENTKAIFINFGEAEALSSLKAITALRKEGVNAELYPDPITSGKQMKKQMNYANKREIPFVVLVGEEELKTKTFTLKNMSSGEQENFSLQDLVIRLK